The Trichomycterus rosablanca isolate fTriRos1 chromosome 20, fTriRos1.hap1, whole genome shotgun sequence genomic interval TgttttggacccttgagcaaagccattaacccttaattgcgTGCATGGTACATGGTCACTGTTGTAAGCTGCTATGGATAAAAGTGAACTAAATGCCATAAAAGTACAAattttgaaaatgtaatttGACAGACGTGggtttattctttcttttagaTTCTTTAAACAAGATGTTCAGTGAGCCTGGTAATGTTCCGGATTACTCTAcaagaagaaataaaaagaagagGAAGTGCAGAGCCACTGACGGCTTTAACAGACACTTTGAAGGCGAGTTGAAGGCAAAATGaacaacatattttttttaaatattaagtatgtattatgtatatttcAGTCTGCTAAACATACATATCTAAAAATATACTTTACTACAGAAACGCACAATAATTAtgtgcttaggtggcacagtgggtaaaaCACCCATTAGTGGGTTCTAATATCAGCCAGCCTGGCTCCCACACTACTGGCAGTGTGACTTCAGGGTTCCTGGTCACTTTCTGCCACCTATTATATTCTGTTTTGCAAGTATTTGTTTTTCAATCACTAGTTATAACCTACTAAACAAATCCAGAGCTTCCATGATACTGAGAATAATGTATGTATTATGTCTATAATTATATAAGTTACACACCATGTACAGTTCAAAGGCAGATTTGATTTGATTACAATAACTGCTCATGAACTTGATGTTTGCTGATGCAAGAGAAGATGGATTACTAAAAACAAAATCTTCTTGTTCTAATCAGTAGCACTTAAATGTCCAGGATCTAATGCAGTATCTTGTACATCAACTCAGAACATGGTGCATATTTTCCCTCTGTATTTCATCAGTGCACAGTAACAGTAATACAGTAATTATGTCGAGTTTCTGATCGAGTGTGAAGCACCAGCATGATTTTAAATGGACTTGACATGCATGCAGATGTTTACAGACTACAGGACGAGGTTCTTGGAGAAGGAGCTTATGCGGTCGTGCACACATGCACCAATCTGAGCACGAATAAAGAATACGCGGTTAAGGTGAGTACTCGGTTACTTCGAAATTACTTAAACAGATAAAACAGATCCGGGTAGGACTCTTCTATAGTGCcctctatttattcatttttctttttatgcaTCCTGTTgtgtcagtggtagctcaatgaACTATTTAAGCCACTGTACTATtgattggaaggttgctggttccagcCCCGTCTCTGCCAGATTGCCTCTGTTGTGGCTCTGAGCTaaacccttaatcctcaattgtgTGCTTTATATtcggtcacagttgtaagttgctttgaataaaatgaCCAGCAGTCACGTGTGCAGgcgcctcgacaggtcaggacaaGGAACTCTGTCTGTAGGAGGCGGGACAATGGCTggaacacacagccaatcatgtgtctgcGTTCTAAATGGCCAGATCTCAAAGTTACAGACTCATCTTGTGTGTTTCAGGTCATTGAGAAAAGACCAGGACGCAGCCGGAGTCGTGTTTTCAGAGAAGTAGAGATGCTCTATCAGTGCCAGGGTCACAGGTACCTGCACAGATGACCTGCAGTGTTTATTATCTCAGGTGTATTTCATATAGTGCATTTGGATTCATCGTTATCTTCTGTAGAAACATCCTGGAGCTGGTGGAGTTCTTTGAAGAAAGCGACAAATTCTACCTGGTGTTTGAGAAGCTAAAAGGAGGTATTTTTACTTATACAGGAACTTCATCTCTTCAGCTTCAGTCCTAAATGCCTGTTTTAGATCTGCGTCTGTCTTTAATAATAGGTTCAGTGTTGACTCAAATCCACAAACGACAGCGCTTCAGTGAACAGGAAGCCAGCATGGTGGTGCGGGACATCGCCAGTGCTTTAGACTTCCTGCACAGCAAAGGTTAAAGTGCATCTTTCACGTTTGGCTGTAGAATATAtgttatatgtacagtatatatacatacaagtGGAGAAACATTATAAACTTGTGTTCTCTGTTGTGGTATCACCGTGTGATGTAGGAATGGCACATCGGGACCTGAAGCCAGAGAACATCCTCTGTGAACGCACCGACACGGTGAGTTTACACGTAAAGAACATGCTTAATACCCAAACATGCATGATCAGACTTTGTTCCTCTGGTCTGTAAAGCACAGGTTTGTGTGTGCAGGTCTGTCCGGTGAAGATCTGTGATTTTGACCTGGGCAGTGCCATCCAGCTGAACAGTGACTGCATACCCATCTCCACCCCAGAGCTGCTGACTCCAGTGAGTGACCGACAGTGACCACACTTTGGTTGCCAGGGTGTATCTATGTAATTTCTATCTGCCACAGATTAGTCAGTAACAGTGATTCAGAGGTACCGTCAATTATATATCAGCTGCACTGTGTGGACAAAAGTACATGGAGACCAAAGCTGGGCTGTTACTGGTTAAGTTGAATAACTTTAAGGTTATTAATAAACGCCGCTGTGTTGTGTTCAGTGCGGCTCGGCGGAGTACATGGCGCCCGAGGTGGTGGAGGCCTTCCACGATGATGCTAGTATCTACGATAAACGCTGTGACCTGTGGAGTCTGGGGGTCATCCTCTACATCCTGCTGAGTGGATCCCCACCGTTTACTGGACACTGTGGAGAAGACTGTGGCTGGGACCATGGAGAGCCCTGCTACACCTGCCAAGTGGGTATAACTACCTGGACGTTCTGTAACTACAGACTATAATGATACAAGAACCAAACCTGATTCTGTTCCGCGTCCACACAGAGCACGCTGTTCGAGAGGATCCAGGAAGGAACGTACGAGTTTCCCGACGAACGCTGGGCTCTCGTCTCCGCTGAAGCTAAAGATCTCGTCTCCAGACTGCTAGTGCGGGACGCCAAACGCCGGCTCAGTGCCGCGCAGGTGCTGCAGCACCCGTGGCTGCACAAGGTACGTCTGCATCACTACTAGATAGAAGAGAACGTACACCATCTGGCCAAGAGTATTGGGAAAACCGAGCACCTGGGCATGCAgacgcttctacacacattagtgaaagatcgggtcgctctcaggagctcagtgaattccagcgtgataccgtgatgccacctgtgcaacaagtccagtcgtgaaatttcctcactattaaatattccacagtcgactgtcagtgctgttataacaagtggaagcgattgggaacgacagcgactCGGCCACCAAGTGGTAGCTACGTAAAATAACAAGGCGGGTCAGCGgctgctgaggaacatagtgcgcagaggtcaccaactttctgcagagtcgatcactacagacctccaaacttcatgtggccttcagatcagctcaagaacattgcgtagagcttcatggaacgggtttccatggccgagcagctcacatcaccaagcgcatggtgtaaagcacgccgccactggactctagagcggtgcagacgtgttctctggagtgacgaatcgcgcttctccgtctggcgatccgatggacgagtggGTTTGGCGgtcgccaggagaacggtacctgtctgaccgTACTGTGCCGagtgtgaagtgtggtggaggggggattacggTGTGGGGGAgtttccagtgaaaggaactcttaatgcttcagcataccgagagattttggacaacttcatgctcccaactttgtgggaacagtttggggatggccccttcctgttccaacatgactgtgcacgaAGCACAacgtccataaagacgtggatgagccagttcggtgtggaagaacttgaccggcctgcacagagtcctgacctcgaccccgatggaacacctttgggatgaattagagcggagactgtgagccaggccttctcgtccaatatcggtgtctgacctcacaaacgcgcttctggaagaacggtcaaaaattcccataaacacactcctaaaccttgtggaaagccttcccaggagAGTCGAAGCTGTTATAGATGCAAAAggtggccgacatcatattaaaccctgtggattaagaatgggagtcactcggGTTCATacgtgtgtgaaggcagacgagcgagtGTATAgaacaggtgtcccaatacttttgtccgtagtgttaatatatatatatacactgtctTGGAAAGCGATCTCGAGTCTGTTAAAGGTGGTCTGTTAAAGTAGTAGCTTCCTGTGGAAAACAGGAAGTGCTGTAGCTGAAtttggactttttttttttttttttttttaacctccaGTGTGACTGGAACCCTGAAATGATGCCCATCCTGTATGAGAGGTGAGTTCAGAGCTCAGTGTGTTCATATGTCAACGTAAAGGAGAGAGCTGCACGAGAGCGGGCGTGGCACTAATAACCTGGACTACTCTCCTCCAGACGGCCGCAGTCTCAGGACCTGACGCTCTTTGCTGGCCAGGTCGTAGCTGTGAACCGTCAGCTGGAACGGCAGGAAGTTAAGAAGGAGGAGATGATACAGGACGAAGACCTGACCATCGGTGGGTCTCTGCTCCGTGTGTCCAGGTCTCGACTCGCTCAGCGGCGTAGACGGACCAGCCGACGCCTCTTCAGTCCTCTGCTCACGGTGGGAAGAGCGTGACGCGTTCTGTCTGGTCCGTGTCTCGGCTCTGAGAATCGGAACCTCTGCTGTGAGAACCCAAATTATTTTAGCACTTGTGTTCACTGCTCCAGAAACGTCATGCCAGTTGTGTGCGGTGAAGATTTCACCCCGTGCATCAGGTGACCGCTTGGTGGTTAAAGTTGTAAATTAGGTTTGTTGCTCGAGTTCTTTATcggaatgtttttttattattattttaattcgtCTTTTAACTAGTCTTGATTTTTTTACAGAAGTTGTGTAACGTTTACTGACTACTTGCTTCCATTTAGGATTTAAAAAATGGAAATTAACCCCCCCGCTTTAAAACTGGCATAAATAATTAGGACAGAATGGTAGATCTCTTCGAGCTGAATCGCTCGAACCATCATCTGGTTCTAacgctcgtagccactgatcaACAGGCATCATCAGTTGTGCTCATGTCAGAGAGCCGTGCATTTCTGATCTGGGTTCCTGATTTGGCACGGTTTTATCATGCCTGGCTGTTCGGGCATCCCTCTATCCCCTTTCAGACAGCCagatatgtctgtgtagacatttGACCAGTGATTCCACGGACAGTGTactcaccgtgaccctgaccaggatgaaacctGAGAATGGAATTACATACGTCTTTCTTGaattaaaagaaagtaaagagaAATGTAATAGTTCAGCGTTACTGTTCCACGTCAGTACAAGACTTCCCTTCCCTTCAGAACCAGCTtctgtttttatcttttttatttaatttattacattttttaaacgtTCTTTACTTTTGGGACCAGCTGAACGTGAGGTGACGTGTGCAggcctgtttttttctttcctttttttgctGGATATTTGACCAGAACTTTAGAACTGCACGTGGTTGTTAGAACGTCAGTCCTGGTTCTTTGGGATTCTGATATGTTGTGGCCACTGGATGACTTTCAGCTATTCAACAGTGACCAGTTAAGAATCCAGGAGTAAAACCAGTATGTTCAGAGCCCGTCGGTGTGTCTCGAAGCAGGTCGCCACTGTGGCCgacaaacttgcaatgctaatgAATGTAAAGGTCTTGTTTTCGACAGTTCTCATCACTCGCATGGAGCTGTTTACACATCTTGTGTGACTTTAGCTTTAGCGTTGTGAACATTAGCATGCTGCGAGCACACTGAAGTGGTGAAGGTGTGACTGAAGGTTCTGCGGATTTATTAGCGGATGTTTTCGTTCATGTTCGCTGCCTCACGTTACTTGAGGTGTGATGTACAACACATGGCCCTTTTTCTGGCCTTTTAATAGAAATGGATTTCATGCTCTGTGCAGCGCAGTAACCACACTTGTTAGGGAgcagattttttctttttttttatctcccaGTTGTATTTTTTTACTACAGTTGGATGTGGTTGTTTTTTGGTTGTTAAGCTCCAAATAAAGAGCATGGATAATTCACAAAGTTAATGCgtgttttttctcccaattaggagtagccaatccgctgctggggaccataacattaaaaccacctctcactgtcaatttatcagctccacttaccatatagaagcactttgtagttctacaattactgactgtagtccatctgtttctctacatgctttgttatccccctttcaccctgttcttcaatggtcaggaccaccacagagcaggtattatttaggtggtggatgattctcagcactgcagtgacactgatatgagtggatcagacacagcagcgctgctggagtttttaaataccgtgtccactcactgtccactctattagacactcctacctagtcggtccaccttgtagatgtaaagtcagagacgatcgctcatctattgctgctgtttgagtcggtcgtcttctagaccttcatcagtggtcacaggacgctgcccacggggcgctgttggctggatgtttttgg includes:
- the mknk2a gene encoding MAP kinase-interacting serine/threonine-protein kinase 2a isoform X3 translates to MFSEPGNVPDYSTRRNKKKRKCRATDGFNRHFEDVYRLQDEVLGEGAYAVVHTCTNLSTNKEYAVKVIEKRPGRSRSRVFREVEMLYQCQGHRNILELVEFFEESDKFYLVFEKLKGGSVLTQIHKRQRFSEQEASMVVRDIASALDFLHSKGMAHRDLKPENILCERTDTVCPVKICDFDLGSAIQLNSDCIPISTPELLTPCGSAEYMAPEVVEAFHDDASIYDKRCDLWSLGVILYILLSGSPPFTGHCGEDCGWDHGEPCYTCQSTLFERIQEGTYEFPDERWALVSAEAKDLVSRLLVRDAKRRLSAAQVLQHPWLHKCDWNPEMMPILYERRPQSQDLTLFAGQVVAVNRQLERQEVKKEEMIQDEDLTIGGSLLRVSRSRLAQRRRRTSRRLFSPLLTVGRA
- the mknk2a gene encoding MAP kinase-interacting serine/threonine-protein kinase 2a isoform X1; the encoded protein is MFSEPGNVPDYSTRRNKKKRKCRATDGFNRHFEDVYRLQDEVLGEGAYAVVHTCTNLSTNKEYAVKVIEKRPGRSRSRVFREVEMLYQCQGHRNILELVEFFEESDKFYLVFEKLKGGSVLTQIHKRQRFSEQEASMVVRDIASALDFLHSKGMAHRDLKPENILCERTDTVCPVKICDFDLGSAIQLNSDCIPISTPELLTPCGSAEYMAPEVVEAFHDDASIYDKRCDLWSLGVILYILLSGSPPFTGHCGEDCGWDHGEPCYTCQSTLFERIQEGTYEFPDERWALVSAEAKDLVSRLLVRDAKRRLSAAQVLQHPWLHKCDWNPEMMPILYERRPQSQDLTLFAGQVVAVNRQLERQEVKKEEMIQDEDLTIGGSLLRVSRSRLAQRRRRTSRRLFSPLLTMLGRTLRPSSGIDPEECPTQFR
- the mknk2a gene encoding MAP kinase-interacting serine/threonine-protein kinase 2a isoform X2; amino-acid sequence: MFSEPGNVPDYSTRRNKKKRKCRATDGFNRHFEDVYRLQDEVLGEGAYAVVHTCTNLSTNKEYAVKVIEKRPGRSRSRVFREVEMLYQCQGHRNILELVEFFEESDKFYLVFEKLKGGSVLTQIHKRQRFSEQEASMVVRDIASALDFLHSKGMAHRDLKPENILCERTDTVCPVKICDFDLGSAIQLNSDCIPISTPELLTPCGSAEYMAPEVVEAFHDDASIYDKRCDLWSLGVILYILLSGSPPFTGHCGEDCGWDHGEPCYTCQSTLFERIQEGTYEFPDERWALVSAEAKDLVSRLLVRDAKRRLSAAQVLQHPWLHKCDWNPEMMPILYERRPQSQDLTLFAGQVVAVNRQLERQEVKKEEMIQDEDLTIDAWENAETILWHRPRGMSDPVSLNRQEGTTRMGPSVRPRLKSTS
- the mknk2a gene encoding MAP kinase-interacting serine/threonine-protein kinase 2a isoform X4 → MFSEPGNVPDYSTRRNKKKRKCRATDGFNRHFEDVYRLQDEVLGEGAYAVVHTCTNLSTNKEYAVKVIEKRPGRSRSRVFREVEMLYQCQGHRNILELVEFFEESDKFYLVFEKLKGGSVLTQIHKRQRFSEQEASMVVRDIASALDFLHSKGMAHRDLKPENILCERTDTVCPVKICDFDLGSAIQLNSDCIPISTPELLTPCGSAEYMAPEVVEAFHDDASIYDKRCDLWSLGVILYILLSGSPPFTGHCGEDCGWDHGEPCYTCQSTLFERIQEGTYEFPDERWALVSAEAKDLVSRLLVRDAKRRLSAAQVLQHPWLHKMLGRTLRPSSGIDPEECPTQFR